Proteins encoded together in one Moritella sp. Urea-trap-13 window:
- the lamB gene encoding maltoporin LamB, producing the protein MKLLPLASAILGALLSSNAIAEDSPVEFYGYMRGGVGLSTESGANNKWEVNKVGRLGNENDLYGEFGLKKEVYAEDDVSFVVDSMLAYWEGQDENSTDRNVDVVQLNVQANGLFADKDITLWAGDRYYQRHDVHIVDNYYWDVSGIGGGIEHINLGPGKLSFALIQDTVANDIEDGKETTAVIVDVRYAGIPLWNKADLEVGVDYHYGHERAEQSLDADDSVMLTASLTQNLNTGFNKTILQVANSGYAEQMTTFGHGNGLVRDAANNDAEGFRVINWGVLSVGDNIEFGHSIRYAAATNVDGTDTDDSTLSVVIRPMYKWNDLMRTIVEVGGFTETINDIDSAGSKFTIAQAWAPRSGFWSRPEIRVFATYLNDAKNDNAFALHENSELSVGMQAEAWW; encoded by the coding sequence ATGAAACTACTACCTCTTGCCAGCGCCATTTTGGGTGCACTATTATCATCAAATGCAATAGCAGAAGATTCGCCCGTCGAATTTTACGGTTACATGCGTGGCGGTGTTGGTTTAAGCACTGAAAGCGGTGCTAACAATAAATGGGAAGTCAACAAAGTCGGTCGTTTAGGTAATGAAAATGACCTGTACGGTGAGTTCGGCCTTAAGAAAGAAGTTTACGCTGAAGATGACGTCTCATTTGTTGTTGATTCAATGCTGGCTTACTGGGAAGGACAGGACGAAAACTCGACTGACAGAAACGTAGATGTGGTGCAGTTGAATGTGCAAGCAAATGGCCTATTTGCTGATAAAGATATTACACTTTGGGCTGGTGATCGTTATTACCAACGTCATGACGTGCATATTGTTGATAACTATTATTGGGATGTAAGTGGTATCGGTGGCGGTATTGAGCACATCAATCTAGGTCCAGGTAAATTATCATTTGCCTTAATTCAAGATACTGTTGCCAATGACATTGAGGATGGTAAAGAAACCACAGCCGTCATCGTCGATGTCCGTTATGCAGGTATTCCGCTATGGAACAAGGCTGATTTAGAAGTTGGTGTTGACTACCACTATGGCCATGAGAGAGCAGAGCAATCACTTGACGCTGATGATAGCGTAATGCTGACGGCAAGCCTGACGCAAAATTTAAATACTGGCTTCAATAAAACCATCCTGCAAGTAGCCAATTCCGGTTATGCAGAGCAGATGACTACGTTCGGTCATGGTAACGGCTTAGTGCGTGACGCGGCGAATAACGATGCAGAAGGCTTCCGAGTTATTAACTGGGGTGTACTCTCTGTCGGTGATAACATCGAATTTGGTCACTCAATTCGTTACGCTGCAGCGACTAACGTTGACGGTACCGACACAGATGATTCGACATTAAGCGTCGTCATTCGTCCAATGTACAAATGGAATGATCTGATGCGTACTATCGTAGAGGTCGGTGGTTTTACAGAAACAATCAATGATATTGATAGTGCCGGTAGTAAATTTACCATTGCGCAAGCATGGGCACCAAGATCCGGTTTCTGGTCACGCCCTGAAATCCGCGTTTTCGCTACCTACCTAAACGACGCCAAAAATGACAATGCCTTCGCACTACACGAAAATAGCGAACTAAGTGTTGGCATGCAAGCTGAAGCATGGTGGTAA
- a CDS encoding thermostable hemolysin: MAYEQSTNNYTLAVIDANHPLRAHVEHYIYSRYSLAFNAHIHEFMPMFVAILDENNTILSACGYREADSAPLFLEQYLHAPADQLMADTFEQPISRNKLIEFGQLASFSKGMSPLHFMLMAEHLVNEGYEWCIFTATDPLHAMMTRLRLQPVILTPANANCVQDGEEVWGNYYHHNPKVSAGNLKQGLAQLTSLLTSRKRAYSQSQSQKVCS; encoded by the coding sequence ATGGCTTATGAACAATCGACAAACAATTACACGCTTGCAGTAATTGATGCTAATCACCCTTTAAGAGCGCATGTTGAACACTATATTTATTCGCGATACAGCCTCGCGTTCAATGCGCATATCCATGAATTTATGCCCATGTTTGTGGCTATTTTAGATGAAAACAACACGATCCTTTCGGCCTGTGGTTATCGTGAGGCAGATAGCGCCCCGCTGTTCTTGGAGCAATATCTTCACGCGCCTGCCGACCAATTAATGGCTGATACGTTTGAGCAACCGATTTCAAGAAACAAGCTGATTGAATTTGGTCAGCTTGCTTCATTTTCCAAAGGCATGTCACCTCTGCACTTTATGTTAATGGCTGAGCACCTTGTTAACGAAGGTTATGAGTGGTGCATATTTACAGCCACAGATCCGCTTCACGCCATGATGACTCGCTTAAGATTGCAGCCCGTCATATTAACACCTGCCAACGCCAACTGTGTGCAAGATGGTGAAGAGGTTTGGGGGAATTATTATCACCATAATCCGAAAGTATCTGCTGGTAATTTAAAGCAAGGTTTAGCGCAATTAACGTCGCTGCTTACATCACGTAAACGTGCATACTCTCAATCACAATCGCAAAAGGTCTGCTCATGA
- a CDS encoding AMP-binding protein, whose translation MSALLTCIYNYGLTQPDAIALTGYRASSSAVVEMTYAQLWLEIEETKTSLLDINPRCIALRAPNSIDWAILDLAALAANIPIVPMPMFFTPQQVEHTLNESGADLCIGDWADNIERSELTLLGMAVYTKSKALTAPEFPKKCVKITFTSGSTGNPKGVCLSALHLETVTQSLLDTLSEGEIPSSHLVLLPLTTLLENITGIYVPLMLGVRTIILPGEQVGLIGSSQFAAPAFMQALLTFTPQSLVLTPALLGALIQTVQAQPEIAKRLVFVAVGGARVPSSIMALAHQLNIPAYEGYGLSECGSVVSLNHPSAFQFGSCGQVLPHCQVEIAHDGEVLIFGSSMLGYLGDSTPPQYIETGDIGYLDDDGFLHITGRHKNLVITPFGRNISPEWIESEAQAYPAIRNMLVMSDQDDQLLAIIAASAAITETPAKVRDAIKQLNQTLPDYAAVSQWILVDSFTQYPHLFTANGRPKRDEFQALFGKPFNKQVSTLDLSSSDSNKVNNMTSTPLFFEQLKQATQQQQELMYQAPIFTACQQGDISLANYTAFLTQAFHHVKHTVPLLMACGSRLPEKYEWLQSGISEYIEEEKGHHEWILNDIRACGANADDVRRDQHQGKACRAIELMVAYLYHQIDRKNPLAFFGMVWVLEGTSVTVGGSIAALVQSKLELPDAAMSYLTSHSTLDQEHIQTFEKLMNNITDPDDQQAIIAGANMVFSLYGDMLNSLSATH comes from the coding sequence ATGAGCGCTCTATTAACGTGCATCTATAATTACGGATTAACCCAGCCTGATGCAATTGCCTTGACGGGATACAGAGCATCAAGCTCAGCTGTGGTTGAAATGACTTACGCCCAATTGTGGCTAGAAATTGAAGAGACAAAAACATCACTGCTGGATATAAATCCACGCTGCATTGCGCTTCGAGCGCCCAACAGCATTGATTGGGCAATTCTAGATTTAGCCGCCCTAGCAGCCAACATTCCTATCGTGCCTATGCCGATGTTCTTCACCCCACAACAAGTCGAACATACGCTTAATGAAAGTGGCGCAGATCTCTGCATTGGTGATTGGGCTGATAATATAGAGCGCTCAGAATTAACGCTACTGGGCATGGCTGTTTATACAAAAAGCAAAGCACTGACTGCGCCAGAGTTCCCAAAAAAGTGCGTAAAAATCACCTTTACCTCGGGTTCTACCGGCAACCCGAAAGGTGTCTGTCTTAGCGCCTTACACTTAGAAACAGTCACTCAAAGCTTACTCGATACACTCAGCGAAGGCGAGATACCAAGCTCGCATTTGGTATTACTGCCACTGACAACATTACTCGAGAACATCACAGGTATTTACGTGCCATTAATGCTTGGGGTCCGCACCATCATTTTACCTGGGGAGCAAGTCGGTCTTATTGGTTCGAGTCAATTTGCAGCCCCCGCTTTTATGCAGGCATTACTGACCTTTACCCCACAAAGCTTAGTACTCACACCAGCATTACTTGGCGCCTTAATTCAAACCGTACAAGCACAACCGGAAATAGCTAAACGCTTAGTTTTCGTTGCTGTTGGCGGCGCGCGGGTGCCAAGTTCAATCATGGCACTCGCCCATCAACTGAACATTCCAGCTTATGAAGGCTATGGACTATCAGAGTGCGGTTCTGTTGTCAGTCTAAATCACCCTTCTGCTTTTCAATTTGGCAGTTGTGGGCAGGTGTTACCACATTGCCAAGTAGAAATTGCCCACGATGGTGAAGTGCTAATCTTTGGCTCTTCGATGTTGGGTTATTTAGGTGATAGCACACCTCCGCAATACATAGAAACCGGTGATATTGGCTACCTAGACGACGATGGCTTTTTACATATTACCGGGAGACATAAAAACCTGGTGATCACCCCGTTTGGTCGTAACATTTCGCCAGAATGGATTGAATCAGAAGCGCAAGCCTACCCTGCAATTCGCAACATGCTAGTAATGAGTGATCAAGATGACCAATTGCTTGCCATCATTGCCGCGAGTGCAGCTATTACAGAAACACCAGCCAAGGTGCGCGATGCTATAAAGCAATTAAACCAAACATTGCCAGACTATGCCGCAGTGTCTCAGTGGATATTGGTTGATTCATTTACGCAATACCCGCACTTATTTACCGCCAATGGTCGCCCAAAACGGGACGAATTTCAGGCGCTATTTGGTAAACCATTTAATAAACAAGTTAGCACACTCGACTTATCGTCTTCAGACTCTAATAAGGTAAATAACATGACATCAACACCACTATTTTTTGAGCAACTAAAACAAGCAACCCAACAACAGCAAGAGCTGATGTATCAAGCGCCTATTTTTACAGCTTGCCAACAAGGCGACATCAGCTTAGCCAATTACACCGCTTTTCTTACTCAAGCGTTTCATCACGTAAAACATACAGTGCCACTATTAATGGCTTGTGGTTCACGCTTGCCAGAAAAATATGAATGGTTACAAAGTGGTATTAGTGAATACATCGAAGAAGAAAAGGGACACCATGAATGGATCTTAAATGACATTCGCGCGTGTGGAGCCAACGCCGACGATGTTCGCCGTGATCAGCATCAAGGTAAAGCATGCCGCGCGATTGAGCTGATGGTAGCGTATTTGTATCACCAAATAGATCGTAAAAATCCATTGGCTTTCTTTGGCATGGTCTGGGTATTGGAAGGTACTAGCGTCACTGTCGGCGGCTCTATCGCCGCATTAGTACAAAGCAAACTTGAATTACCTGATGCCGCAATGAGCTACTTAACCTCTCACAGCACATTAGATCAAGAACACATCCAAACCTTTGAAAAATTGATGAACAACATCACCGA